From a region of the Panicum virgatum strain AP13 chromosome 2K, P.virgatum_v5, whole genome shotgun sequence genome:
- the LOC120688484 gene encoding uncharacterized protein LOC120688484 isoform X2, producing the protein MEDAAGSILASLGRVRLVDLTACEGLPTDNYKICVSTLMQSLAQYSAAIIQLPPAEGALLRSGLDSAGLFFHQRGYNSGEAVHLDDAREWCKTSGYYVDHQMWLETYDYRPGVTATEPNGAMELPPSGLPDIFAVLGKVSRDILDAISFSLNLRSCAFTDILDNIPLRSQEVSSSVLSACCHSRPSFVGARQHSIASQDDGQLLIFSDQDQQMDKTFLTLVRSDRSGLYIKDMHGHWILVDGDLGPNDVVVYPGLALYQETAGYVNPAVCKTEVGNLQGCMFGRCSLVFKLMPKSVARLSGSEMTAAGHGVDAQFQVPIPVNDFMQTGHYVDQLFPKDTEPSSHAEQDSASFNSLMKKKNGSIRTKPLPPSKRLRLEAQRVLKERVQDIADKKGIKLRFCNIKECESHIRSLDSPCENIRTEIGWPQGVPFVHPHDLPNKAKLGFLEAYEPGWTASQQEIDRSQPQ; encoded by the exons ATGGAGGACGCGGCGGGAAGCATTCTTGCGTCCCTCGGCCGCGTGCGCCTCGTTGACCTTACGGCCTGCGAGGGTCTCCCTACGGACAACTATAAGATATGTGTGTCGACCCTGATGCAGTCCTTGGCTCAGTATTCAGCAGCCATCATTCAGCTGCCTCCTGCTGAGGGTGCCTTGTTGAGGTCCGGCTTGGACTCTGCTGGCCTCTTCTTCCATCAGCGAGGGTACAATTCCGGCGAGGCTGTCCACTTGGATGATGCCCGCGAGTGGTGCAAGACCTCTGGTTACTATGTTGATCATCAGATGTGGCTGGAAACGTATGATTACAGGCCTGGTGTTACTGCAACAGAGCCCAATGGTGCCATGGAATTGCCTCCATCGGGCCTACCTGACATATTTGCAGTGCTGGGGAAAGTTTCAAGAGATATTTTGGATGCAATCAGTTTCTCATTGAATTTAAGGAGCTGTGCATTTACTGACATACTCGACAACATACCCTTGAGAAGCCAGGAGGTGTCATCTTCTGTTCTTTCAGCATGTTGCCATTCAAGGCCATCATTTGTAGGAGCACGGCAGCATAGCATTGCTTCTCAAGATGATGGCCAGTTGCTCATATTTTCTGACCAGGATCAACAGATGGATAAGACTTTCCTTACCCTAGTCAGGTCAGATAGATCAGGTCTATATATCAAAGACATGCATGGACACTGGATTCTTGTTGATGGGGATCTTGGTCCAAATGATGTTGTTGTTTATCCTGGCCTTGCGCTTTATCAGGAAACTGCTGGCTATGTGAATCCAGCTGTATGCAAGACAGAGGTTGGAAACTTGCAGGGATGTATGTTTGGGCGATGTTCTTTGGTGTTCAAGCTCATGCCTAAATCAGTTGCAAGGCTGAGTGGCTCAGAGATGACAGCTGCTGGCCACGGTGTTGATGCTCAGTTTCAGGTCCCCATACCAGTTAATGATTTCATGCAGACAGGTCattatgttgatcaacttttTCCCAAGGATACTGAACCATCATCACATGCAGAACAGGATTCAG CATCATTTAACTCtctgatgaagaaaaagaatggaagtaTAAGAACAAAGCCACTCCCTCCTTCTAAAAGACTTCGCCTAGAGGCGCAGAGGGTGCTCAAGGAGCGTGTTCAGGACATTGCAGACAAGAAAGGCATCAAACTGAGATTTTGCAATATCAAAGAATGTGAAAGCCACATCCGGTCATTGGATAGTCCCTGTGAGAATATCAGAACTGAAATTGGGTGGCCACAAGGGGTTCCTTTTGTCCATCCACACGATCTCCCAAACAAGGCAAAGCTTGGGTTTCTAGAAGCTTATGAACCTGGATGGACTGCCTCCCAGCAAGAAATAGA CAGGAGCCAGCCTCAGTAA
- the LOC120688484 gene encoding uncharacterized protein LOC120688484 isoform X1 — protein MEDAAGSILASLGRVRLVDLTACEGLPTDNYKICVSTLMQSLAQYSAAIIQLPPAEGALLRSGLDSAGLFFHQRGYNSGEAVHLDDAREWCKTSGYYVDHQMWLETYDYRPGVTATEPNGAMELPPSGLPDIFAVLGKVSRDILDAISFSLNLRSCAFTDILDNIPLRSQEVSSSVLSACCHSRPSFVGARQHSIASQDDGQLLIFSDQDQQMDKTFLTLVRSDRSGLYIKDMHGHWILVDGDLGPNDVVVYPGLALYQETAGYVNPAVCKTEVGNLQGCMFGRCSLVFKLMPKSVARLSGSEMTAAGHGVDAQFQVPIPVNDFMQTGHYVDQLFPKDTEPSSHAEQDSASFNSLMKKKNGSIRTKPLPPSKRLRLEAQRVLKERVQDIADKKGIKLRFCNIKECESHIRSLDSPCENIRTEIGWPQGVPFVHPHDLPNKAKLGFLEAYEPGWTASQQEIEVVFILEVQHTSRSAWFGL, from the exons ATGGAGGACGCGGCGGGAAGCATTCTTGCGTCCCTCGGCCGCGTGCGCCTCGTTGACCTTACGGCCTGCGAGGGTCTCCCTACGGACAACTATAAGATATGTGTGTCGACCCTGATGCAGTCCTTGGCTCAGTATTCAGCAGCCATCATTCAGCTGCCTCCTGCTGAGGGTGCCTTGTTGAGGTCCGGCTTGGACTCTGCTGGCCTCTTCTTCCATCAGCGAGGGTACAATTCCGGCGAGGCTGTCCACTTGGATGATGCCCGCGAGTGGTGCAAGACCTCTGGTTACTATGTTGATCATCAGATGTGGCTGGAAACGTATGATTACAGGCCTGGTGTTACTGCAACAGAGCCCAATGGTGCCATGGAATTGCCTCCATCGGGCCTACCTGACATATTTGCAGTGCTGGGGAAAGTTTCAAGAGATATTTTGGATGCAATCAGTTTCTCATTGAATTTAAGGAGCTGTGCATTTACTGACATACTCGACAACATACCCTTGAGAAGCCAGGAGGTGTCATCTTCTGTTCTTTCAGCATGTTGCCATTCAAGGCCATCATTTGTAGGAGCACGGCAGCATAGCATTGCTTCTCAAGATGATGGCCAGTTGCTCATATTTTCTGACCAGGATCAACAGATGGATAAGACTTTCCTTACCCTAGTCAGGTCAGATAGATCAGGTCTATATATCAAAGACATGCATGGACACTGGATTCTTGTTGATGGGGATCTTGGTCCAAATGATGTTGTTGTTTATCCTGGCCTTGCGCTTTATCAGGAAACTGCTGGCTATGTGAATCCAGCTGTATGCAAGACAGAGGTTGGAAACTTGCAGGGATGTATGTTTGGGCGATGTTCTTTGGTGTTCAAGCTCATGCCTAAATCAGTTGCAAGGCTGAGTGGCTCAGAGATGACAGCTGCTGGCCACGGTGTTGATGCTCAGTTTCAGGTCCCCATACCAGTTAATGATTTCATGCAGACAGGTCattatgttgatcaacttttTCCCAAGGATACTGAACCATCATCACATGCAGAACAGGATTCAG CATCATTTAACTCtctgatgaagaaaaagaatggaagtaTAAGAACAAAGCCACTCCCTCCTTCTAAAAGACTTCGCCTAGAGGCGCAGAGGGTGCTCAAGGAGCGTGTTCAGGACATTGCAGACAAGAAAGGCATCAAACTGAGATTTTGCAATATCAAAGAATGTGAAAGCCACATCCGGTCATTGGATAGTCCCTGTGAGAATATCAGAACTGAAATTGGGTGGCCACAAGGGGTTCCTTTTGTCCATCCACACGATCTCCCAAACAAGGCAAAGCTTGGGTTTCTAGAAGCTTATGAACCTGGATGGACTGCCTCCCAGCAAGAAATAGA AGTCGTTTTCATTTTGGAGGTACAGCATACAAGCAGGTCTGCTTGGTTTGGTTTATAG
- the LOC120688484 gene encoding uncharacterized protein LOC120688484 isoform X3 has product MEDAAGSILASLGRVRLVDLTACEGLPTDNYKICVSTLMQSLAQYSAAIIQLPPAEGALLRSGLDSAGLFFHQRGYNSGEAVHLDDAREWCKTSGYYVDHQMWLETYDYRPGVTATEPNGAMELPPSGLPDIFAVLGKVSRDILDAISFSLNLRSCAFTDILDNIPLRSQEVSSSVLSACCHSRPSFVGARQHSIASQDDGQLLIFSDQDQQMDKTFLTLVRSDRSGLYIKDMHGHWILVDGDLGPNDVVVYPGLALYQETAGYVNPAVCKTEVGNLQGCMFGRCSLVFKLMPKSVARLSGSEMTAAGHGVDAQFQVPIPVNDFMQTGHYVDQLFPKDTEPSSHAEQDSASFNSLMKKKNGSIRTKPLPPSKRLRLEAQRVLKERVQDIADKKGIKLRFCNIKECESHIRSLDSPCENIRTEIGWPQGVPFVHPHDLPNKAKLGFLEAYEPGWTASQQEIESQPQ; this is encoded by the exons ATGGAGGACGCGGCGGGAAGCATTCTTGCGTCCCTCGGCCGCGTGCGCCTCGTTGACCTTACGGCCTGCGAGGGTCTCCCTACGGACAACTATAAGATATGTGTGTCGACCCTGATGCAGTCCTTGGCTCAGTATTCAGCAGCCATCATTCAGCTGCCTCCTGCTGAGGGTGCCTTGTTGAGGTCCGGCTTGGACTCTGCTGGCCTCTTCTTCCATCAGCGAGGGTACAATTCCGGCGAGGCTGTCCACTTGGATGATGCCCGCGAGTGGTGCAAGACCTCTGGTTACTATGTTGATCATCAGATGTGGCTGGAAACGTATGATTACAGGCCTGGTGTTACTGCAACAGAGCCCAATGGTGCCATGGAATTGCCTCCATCGGGCCTACCTGACATATTTGCAGTGCTGGGGAAAGTTTCAAGAGATATTTTGGATGCAATCAGTTTCTCATTGAATTTAAGGAGCTGTGCATTTACTGACATACTCGACAACATACCCTTGAGAAGCCAGGAGGTGTCATCTTCTGTTCTTTCAGCATGTTGCCATTCAAGGCCATCATTTGTAGGAGCACGGCAGCATAGCATTGCTTCTCAAGATGATGGCCAGTTGCTCATATTTTCTGACCAGGATCAACAGATGGATAAGACTTTCCTTACCCTAGTCAGGTCAGATAGATCAGGTCTATATATCAAAGACATGCATGGACACTGGATTCTTGTTGATGGGGATCTTGGTCCAAATGATGTTGTTGTTTATCCTGGCCTTGCGCTTTATCAGGAAACTGCTGGCTATGTGAATCCAGCTGTATGCAAGACAGAGGTTGGAAACTTGCAGGGATGTATGTTTGGGCGATGTTCTTTGGTGTTCAAGCTCATGCCTAAATCAGTTGCAAGGCTGAGTGGCTCAGAGATGACAGCTGCTGGCCACGGTGTTGATGCTCAGTTTCAGGTCCCCATACCAGTTAATGATTTCATGCAGACAGGTCattatgttgatcaacttttTCCCAAGGATACTGAACCATCATCACATGCAGAACAGGATTCAG CATCATTTAACTCtctgatgaagaaaaagaatggaagtaTAAGAACAAAGCCACTCCCTCCTTCTAAAAGACTTCGCCTAGAGGCGCAGAGGGTGCTCAAGGAGCGTGTTCAGGACATTGCAGACAAGAAAGGCATCAAACTGAGATTTTGCAATATCAAAGAATGTGAAAGCCACATCCGGTCATTGGATAGTCCCTGTGAGAATATCAGAACTGAAATTGGGTGGCCACAAGGGGTTCCTTTTGTCCATCCACACGATCTCCCAAACAAGGCAAAGCTTGGGTTTCTAGAAGCTTATGAACCTGGATGGACTGCCTCCCAGCAAGAAATAGA GAGCCAGCCTCAGTAA